A window of Eriocheir sinensis breed Jianghai 21 chromosome 39, ASM2467909v1, whole genome shotgun sequence genomic DNA:
CACACTCCCCGTGGCCACTAAACTCCCGTCCATGGAGAAGTAGGCGGTCTCATACATGGCTGGCTCGGGGGCGCTGGTCTGGGGTTCCGTTTCGTACTCcaagtgatgaaaaaaaaaaaaaaaagagggaagaaaatataaaatcaaTCAACTACACAATTCAGGaacaaaatatatgtaagaaaatgtCTTTCACCAGCTCAAGGAAATGGGCAGTGGCCTTAATACACTCTCAGGCCCTTGCTCAATGCCATGGACAGGGGGCAGAGGGAAGCTCAGAGGCCAGGTGATGCAGATAACAGATGTGCAGACTGAGTTTGTATTTTTTGGATCACTGTTTCAGGGTGTCAGTCCTACAATGTCAAAGGATTGGCCTCGACTGTATTGTACCTAGTATGATGTTTAGATACCATTATAGTGCACAGACTTATTTGTTAGAGCTAATCTAATCTATGTTCAATTAGTATAAGTGCTTGCATAATGGAGTAGTTTAGAGTGATATATCATACATATGCATAAGCCTCAATAAAATGTATCCTTTCAAACAtttattttacatgaagaaactcaaacacacattctctctctctctctctctctctctgctatgttATCTTGCAGTATTTGGCTCCCTAATGCATCAGTGCTAGACTTGATAATCACAAGCCACTATACCATGTTCATGCTGCAGTCCAATGGTGATTATGTTCATGAGCCGGTCTGAAGGGGAGACGGCCGTGGCTTCTTGGTCCACAATGACGGCCAGCTCCTGTGCAAAGTTCTGATGGCCATCGTAGAACAGCTGGCTGCGGCAAACAGGGGATGTAAATATAATAATATCAATACTGCCTTCggcactaaaaaaaatatattctgaaAACAGAGACTGAGGAAATGCATTTGCCAATGTATTGGTGACTGGCACCAGAAGAAACTAAAGACAAAAAACTTGTgaaaagactaaaagaaaagaataaaactaaGCATAATCAGCTTCCCGTTCATCCTCGTTTCTCTTGGAGCAGGGAGTTTGTTTTGCATCTCTGCAGTGAATTTGAACTCcagtttgtgtgttttgtgagtgTGAGGCAAGTAGTTAGTGGTAGCTGTGGTGACCAGGCCACAGACAAGCAAAAAGTATCCCAAACTGTCTCCAAGCTGGCTCAGGAGTGGCCTGAAGACCCTTGGgcagtattactaaacattttgttgtccaaattcacctatttgacaaggcttatgttggagttttgggaatttcccacagtagctttatgaccctggtagcagtttgacccttcttctgtaccatgaacctaaagaaacactcattagaacccgactgacccaatctttgacctttagaaatagctgatgtgggaagccAAAGTGGGAAGCAAGTCACTCTGGCCCTGGTCACTCTGGCCCTGGTCACTCCGGCCTGCCCCACGTTCGACCCAAGCCACTCCATCCCCCTTGGGTGCGTGCGCGGGTATGAACGGGAGTTTGTATGGatgttttttattcattcttagcAGGTGTCACCTGCGATAGGTCAGCTCACGCAGCTTGAGCTAATttttttcaattatcgtaaattacctgtgtttctctgagaCTTGCAACAActacacttcaatataataaaAGACACtcttgttaataaaaatgtagctgatcattctcattgttttatttattggtaaacgagagaaaatataaattcaTTTTTATCAACAATagtgtcacttattgtattgaagtgtaattgttataaGCCCCAGAGAAACActggtaatttacgataattgaaagaatggcTCAAGCTGCGTGGGACCTGTGACCATATACCCGCTAGTCTGTTAGTGCAGGCAACGCACACATTCCTCTCTATATCCCTGCTGTGCAAAGAAGCCAAGAACGTACATATTCAGGTGTGGCTGGTCCAGGACGGCAAGCTGTCATGCTATCAGTGATGGAAATATCGTTCTATGCAAGGTGCAAGGTTGGAAAAAGTACGACCAACATAGGATTACAACTGACCAATTACTGAGAGCTTGCTCCAGACTGAGTGGACCAACCACCTAATTTATTTAGTTTGTTGTTTAGTTTGCTTTTAGTTTGAGTGCTTTATCTGTATTTTCAATActctacattattattattattgttttaggtTTTATCATgtgattttgttgttgatttaAAACAGTAAAGTAAGAACATAGAATGACATATTTCCTCTACTCCATAAGCTTCTATATATTGATCTGCCTTTATGTATAGaactcacatcctcctcttcttcttcctccttcttctcctcctcctcctcctctgcactggtTGGCCTGTAAGAAGATATGGGATTGTCAGATGCTTCCGACTCTAACATTAACTACTTGCAAAGGCtaaaaaaagagatcaatttggttctaatgagtggttctgtagcatcaaggtacagaggaagggtcacactaccaccagggtcattcaactatcccaggaaatgcccacaactcctaggaaagccttgtcaaatatatgttttcttagggtcatggtacagaggaagggtcacactaccaccagggtcattaaactacccctggaaatgcccacaactcctaggaaagccatgtcaaatatgttttcttagggtcatggtacagaggaagggtcacactaccaccagggtcattaaactacccctggaaatgcccacaactcctaggaaagccatgtcaaatatgttttcttagggtcatggtacagaggaagggtcacactaccaccagggtcattaaactacccctggaaatgcccacaactcctaggaaacccttgccaaatatgtgtttctttaggttcatggtacagaattaAGGTCaaactttaatatttttttttcttccttctgtaacttcattttccttcccttcccttcccttcctttcctttcccttcccttcccttcccttcctttcctttcccttccctttcatttccttccttcctttcctttcccttcccttcccttcctttcctattcccttcctttcctttccctctcaattccttttcttcccttccaattACTCAGACCACCTCAAACTCAAAATGGCTCCTTATTATATATCCATTTTTACGGTGTTTGACGTGACTACATTCCAATTGAGCCACTTGGAAGGGTGACTTAATCTTCTAGCTAACTTTACGTAGGCCCAGTAGGCGTCTAGAGGCCctagaataggagaaaatagggaaTATACATGAACATTTTTTGAGAGCCATTACTCAGACCACCTCAAACTCAAAATGGCTCCTTATATATCCATTTTTACGGTGTTTGTCGTAGTTACATTCCACTTGAGCCACTTGGAAGGGTGAATTAATCTTCTAGCTAACTTTACGTGGGCACAGTAGGCGTCTAGAGTCCttagaataggagaaaataagaaaaatacgagagcacttttttttcctacctcgACCAGTGCCCCGCCATGTTGTCTGGGTACAGTTACCTAAACGCCTATTTCTCACCTATTTTTTTCAGACGTCTTCAAACGCCTAATAAACGTTCAAAcattacaaagaaaataattagagaCGAAAAATAGTCATTAGAAGCCTCTAGACGTATTAATTATTAGGTAAACGCACTTAGAGTTAGCCCTTGGGGTCGTATGCCAGCTAGGAAATTACTTTATTTAGCCCCATAATTACTTTTTTAGACCTATTCTAAGGCCTGTATGGGGGTAATTATATATGGGGATAGTTATTGAACCTTCTGTGAGGCCCACTAGCTTGTAAATATACGTAAATAGCTAGAATTTAATGTCTTATTCAATCTTTTTGGTCTTGAAATATGTGAGCATCGCCCTGCGCATGTGTTTACGTTAAGTAATTATGTCTTTTTAATGTCCCTATGACCCCCAGATAGGTTATAATGGAggatatttattatttattacttaTTAGACGCTTTTAGGGGGCTGAGGGAGCTTCTGAGGCCTAAACAAGGTGAATTTTGAGTCTTTGGGGTACAATTTTCCGTTTGGCTGGGACAAGTGAGCGAAGTTAAGTGAATATATACTTTGATAACTATAAAACTCGGCCCGTAATGACTAATTCCTACACACCAAAATACGTAAAAATAGACGCTCTTTAAAATGAGACTAAGCACAATACTGTAGCTATCGTAACAATGGCGTAAAAAATCAAAATCCT
This region includes:
- the LOC127009067 gene encoding cleavage stimulation factor subunit 1-like isoform X2; this encodes MAGHWSSQLFYDGHQNFAQELAVIVDQEATAVSPSDRLMNIITIGLQHEHEYETEPQTSAPEPAMYETAYFSMDGSLVATGSVDASIKYILSSGLDSIVKLWELSSGRCLIGYTGAGSVGHNGPVRHMVHSPCSPAFITCSDDYWARFWYRRNVH